A single region of the Paraburkholderia megapolitana genome encodes:
- the greB gene encoding transcription elongation factor GreB has translation MNKAFVKESSEESDDDLDVAQPEVPAGAKNYITPAGYRRMRDELLHLIDEERPEVVKLVSWAASNGDRSENGDYIYGKRRLREIDRRIRFLTKRLDLAEIVDSSRQESVDQVFFGATVHYGTADGEEHAITIVGVDEVDLDRGHVSWISPVARALLKARIGDQVTLYTPAGPEPIDVLDVSYPPPDTGA, from the coding sequence ATGAACAAGGCTTTTGTCAAAGAATCGAGCGAAGAAAGCGACGACGATCTCGACGTCGCCCAGCCCGAAGTGCCCGCTGGGGCGAAAAACTACATTACGCCGGCCGGCTATCGACGGATGCGCGACGAACTGCTGCATCTGATCGATGAAGAGCGGCCCGAAGTCGTGAAGCTCGTCTCGTGGGCTGCGTCGAATGGCGATCGTTCGGAGAACGGCGATTACATCTACGGAAAGCGGCGCCTGCGCGAAATCGATCGGCGGATCCGCTTTCTGACCAAGCGGCTGGATCTCGCCGAGATCGTCGATAGCAGCCGGCAGGAGAGCGTCGATCAGGTGTTTTTCGGGGCGACTGTTCACTATGGGACAGCCGATGGCGAGGAGCATGCGATCACCATCGTTGGCGTCGACGAGGTCGATCTGGATCGCGGGCATGTCAGCTGGATCTCGCCGGTGGCGCGGGCGCTGTTGAAGGCGCGGATCGGTGATCAGGTCACGTTGTATACGCCGGCAGGGCCGGAGCCGATCGATGTGCTCGATGTGAGCTACCCGCCACCCGATACGGGCGCTTGA